In the Prosthecomicrobium sp. N25 genome, one interval contains:
- a CDS encoding type II secretion system F family protein, producing MFGVDPVYLFYAFGIATAIIMADLVYQLLIRNSARRAGINRRLRRLEAGEDREQVLIDLRKRRGLGGQGETYLRGGALDRLVTQSGLMIGLPRLLLIIGAGGAAIGLVVWVLQADLLLAAGTGIAVSVSLPWLVLSFMRSRRQEAFAAQFPDALDIVVRSLRAGHPVSIAFGLVAREMPDPIGTEFGLVVDEVTYGLPLETALANLKFRVGHQDLALFVTSVSVQSSTGGNLSEVLEKLSRIIRDRFKLKRKVRSLSAEGRFSAIALSMAPWIIAGVIHLVAPTFFGEVWGHPLIIPIFVAAFLWSLIGDFVMYRMVNFKF from the coding sequence GTGTTCGGCGTCGATCCGGTCTACCTCTTCTATGCCTTCGGGATCGCCACCGCGATCATCATGGCCGACCTCGTCTACCAGCTGCTCATCCGCAACAGCGCCCGGCGTGCGGGCATCAACAGGCGGCTGAGGCGGCTCGAAGCCGGCGAGGACCGCGAGCAGGTCCTCATCGACCTGCGCAAGCGCCGCGGGCTCGGCGGACAGGGCGAGACCTACCTGCGCGGCGGCGCCCTCGACCGGCTGGTCACCCAATCGGGCCTGATGATCGGCCTTCCCCGGCTTCTGCTCATCATCGGGGCCGGCGGCGCCGCCATCGGGCTCGTCGTGTGGGTCCTGCAGGCCGACCTGCTCCTGGCCGCCGGCACCGGCATCGCCGTCTCGGTTAGCCTGCCCTGGCTCGTGCTGTCCTTCATGCGCTCCCGGCGCCAGGAGGCCTTCGCGGCGCAGTTCCCGGACGCCCTCGACATCGTCGTGCGAAGCCTCAGGGCCGGCCACCCGGTTTCCATCGCGTTCGGACTGGTGGCCCGCGAGATGCCCGACCCGATCGGCACCGAATTCGGCCTCGTCGTCGACGAGGTGACCTACGGCCTGCCGCTCGAGACCGCGCTCGCCAACCTGAAGTTCCGGGTCGGCCACCAGGACCTCGCCCTCTTCGTCACGTCCGTGAGCGTCCAGTCGTCCACGGGCGGCAATCTGTCGGAAGTGCTGGAGAAGCTCTCCCGCATCATCCGCGACCGCTTCAAGCTCAAGCGCAAGGTCCGGTCGCTCTCGGCGGAAGGTCGCTTCTCGGCGATTGCGCTGTCGATGGCACCCTGGATCATCGCTGGCGTCATCCACCTCGTGGCCCCCACCTTCTTCGGCGAAGTGTGGGGGCATCCCCTGATCATCCCGATCTTCGTCGCGGCGTTCCTGTGGAGCCTGATCGGAGACTTCGTGATGTATCGAATGGTCAACTTCAAGTTTTGA